Proteins co-encoded in one Astyanax mexicanus isolate ESR-SI-001 chromosome 1, AstMex3_surface, whole genome shotgun sequence genomic window:
- the LOC103041147 gene encoding basic helix-loop-helix domain-containing protein USF3 isoform X1, translating to MPEIIQNQPSTPKRRKKNKETHNAVERHRKEKINAGIKRIGDLLPCSQALKQSKNMILGEAYRYISELKQQNDAMLLNGGDKVQAEEIKRLRLQLEDLRKESGHYIELLKANGINFLDDPTIHWKGKQRSAKIAKITPTHLMSKGIIISSNGTSTGPTGKMAIQLNPASHNDKQPVNAIPIQPSCDVQTLGVPNGTPINEIIVSSSTASSTHIPLATLIPAVSKPCLAVVEQYTAVAPVAPKLPPPVNYITLQGLCPKVAVTAPLQQTQPAHPTPSLASSTSLTVPLQIQPVIGVNSLPQTMVSNPVVSSVSTVFQQDTENRSLTHTIPTSSTIHRTSAASSTQTTWTTLQLTGNTVQPVCQALAIESNSTGQNVQQLSVCPVVANPPLHPTPLQVQTQSPMQLQPPPPTQIPVKPRPPQLYPAVVPCPQTAVISQTSLLSQATVVSQPAILHQPSVVPQTALLTQPQAAVMAQPAVLPKPFPPTSSHSYPAIQPKPQLHHAVPPRPEPQPGVPSQPQAHPTMLPQAQPAIVPSLQHAIVPQPQAATLPVLQTMQVLQMNSDVTPVIGTSPSQNNPNVVILQQAGQCTAPQVIRDDVNSQTPCQHIVIIQTPTMTPTPQNQSTVVPTTTPALHNQIITSSSPCTTAIQTNATKQLVHILPRPTTQAQTQAPLQAQTQTQMQVPIQAQMQAPTQTQTPIQTQIQAPTQAPQTITVNGQVYVLQSVKSAEKGTSQVSQSSTQIIQPTSEESNTNVALNCLGALTSLSQSIPQVTSQSNVLHTIAPPSCTTVQSVPKAASSRVTASAETVLSPTAPVSTSISCAVTILPKKTDVVSVNQTKPISIKRTRSASRKDPKQRRSMSQIAAKPAHKKASVGNVTKVHSSATKDSNTIKPAVENMSHKTSSQNKPVVISVASVCSSSSIISSSSSSTITGNSICASESGSTLTSIVNAVEASKSKEKSTEVTPSTCSVTVSVTDSTVTTATAASTAASPAQASLVTHTMSGAVLTSGANLQSNKSAENVLSSKCNTLDNSVKSFTGSTVSGNSTSNALTKIVSQNTMTIYNSSTSCTPAEGSASLAQKRTTLTSGSSTENKLISSVESALRQPQGIHSGTNVGSTTSGPTVSLSQNIPQVQTNSRTEKTGQSVESPQVQTPYALPATPSPCSNPSTLVPTASTPPVLSQESRNLTTFGKPPKQQMMPVQPASHINTLSTKLLESNQNNEPGSGKHSSETTKEVTPSSSFSQKETVLSQEVSTLENESFESPLVSNRQTDSPMAGGSSSRGFSVASLLPTGHNITSCPNTFGTFSFTSEQAEILAMAARAIFEQDSPGRRSGTCSGENPASTTSGGWDLPKPQQTPTIKERVTGQQLKQAKQADLPIPKTPSQVSVRGPLVEVSGSGTTGVRLPLSMAYSQSQPSTLTSLNVNNLIRPSSVQPYPGSPNLGQQVSVPSPGGAAILVSQSSQVTPSCSGPGQVNEYPPLKSSLMRTHAGAGIGERHQKDMPKRSAQEDLVLPINKRSKPCPAASVCRIDVKASEHVQVMSGQMPPSSSTVMTRNHSDGGGPLFSGNTFMSTVLRPSDGHCPSQLAPHEQNPSSVVHLQQGHLQHAPAQPGQNVGGNHYLKHQQQQEQQRHLYQLHHHLTQPDPQIHNIQQRTLLQEQHVHKKRVVRSSQTGPPVVLQKQHHLEKNSVQQHQQHQQQQQQSQQHQQQQQSQQHQQHQQQHQTQQKPQQQQQSHQQQQQQQQIQQQGSHSRHQHLQQQIQQQQHFGSRQEKNCEGQQAGPRAHQTSHLSQQDRQTGQDHGAMQRLMGSRTLEQQLTSQASNPVSRSSDLACPPSRQERHRLSSYSAEALIGKTSSAGDQRMGLHLQASRGSSQDQSELQGYVDSSRSKGNIAHNPQSRLPQDHTGNADIQRISDCLPFKTLVSGHQLSNFEVQVSRSGDMSSKPVAPGQRGPQAQAGFRIGSGPSGDGRARGTYGPHSSAQVVQAGAGLPREQEGCHQSFMQSLLAPHLPEQSGHQRTTQGCPPVSVEYNCVPGVSSGDLQAKASSPNLHPTQTAPPMHIGDNNKGHISQVSGNLHGPAVRSVLPHPPSTPHSSSDTGHAQGSNRSLPAVSQRSHHVGPDPQSTKIRPGDRPRSGNLRPVNTFEPEGSLSLPSGGGVLLGRSQTSGENRRRSIVRFMADGAPVSSDNNLVSDQHLTQNFGFPFIADSGMNPPPPINANASFIPPVTQPSASRTPALLPVEPQNSLPSFYPSYSPAAHPSLPSEIPLQYFSNQMFTSPSADKSSSAPLNNRFGSILSPPRPVGFAQASYPLLTDITPMPIANSSGITPHLSNFNLTSLFPEIATAMPPDGSSMPMSPLLSLANTSSSDSNKQTNRPAHNISHILGHDGTSAV from the exons ATGCCAGAGATAATACAGAATCAGCCTTCTACTCCAAAACG CAGGAAGAAAAACAAAGAGACCCACAATGCAG TGGAAAGACACCGCAAAGAGAAGATCAATGCTGGTATAAAGCGAATTGGAGACCTGTTGCCTTGCTCTCAGGCCTTAAAACAG agcaaGAATATGATTCTAGGAGAAGCATATCGTTACATTAGTGAGCTAAAGCAACAGAATGATGCAATGCTTCTCAATGGAGGAGACAAAGTCCAAG CGGAAGAGATAAAACGCTTGCGGCTGCAGTTGGAGGACTTAAGAAAGGAAAGTGGTCATTACATTGAGCTCCTCAAAGCAAACGGCATCAACTTTTTGGATGACCCCACAATACACTGGAAAGGCAAGCAGCGCTCGGCAAAAATAGCCAAAATAACACCAACTCATTTGATGTCGAAAGGGATAATCATCAGCTCTAATGGAACTTCTACTGGTCCTACAGGAAAAATGGCCATACAATTGAATCCTGCTTCTCACAATGATAAGCAGCCAGTAAATGCTATACCCATCCAACCATCTTGTGACGTTCAAACTCTTGGTGTCCCAAATGGAACACCAATAAATGAAATTATAGTCTCTTCTTCTACAGCTTCTTCTACACACATTCCATTGGCGACTCTGATTCCTGCTGTCTCTAAACCCTGCCTTGCAGTGGTAGAGCAGTACACTGCTGTGGCACCAGTTGCTCCAAAATTGCCCCCCCCAGTAAATTATATAACTCTTCAAGGGTTATGTCCTAAGGTTGCAGTTACTGCTCCCCTTCAGCAAACCCAGCCAGCCCACCCAACACCAAGTCTTGCGTCTTCCACCAGTCTCACAGTGCCTCTTCAAATCCAGCCTGTAATTGGTGTAAACTCCTTGCCTCAAACTATGGTCAGTAACCCCGTTGTGTCCAGTGTGTCTACTGTGTTTCAGCAGGATACAGAAAACAGATCACTTACCCATACAATACCAACCAGTTCTACCATTCACAGAACCAGTGCTGCTAGCAGCACACAGACCACATGGACAACACTACAACTAACTGGTAACACAGTACAGCCTGTCTGTCAAGCTCTGGCCATAGAATCCAATTCAACTGGGCAGAATGTTCAGCAACTATCTGTATGTCCAGTTGTGGCAAATCCACCACTTCATCCCACTCCTCTCCAAGTTCAAACACAAAGCCCTATGCAACTGCAGCCTCCACCACCTACACAAATTCCTGTTAAGCCTAGACCTCCCCAGTTGTATCCAGCTGTAGTTCCCTGTCCTCAGACAGCTGTAATTTCTCAGACATCACTTTTATCACAGGCAACTGTGGTGTCTCAACCTGCGATACTTCATCAGCCATCTGTTGTACCTCAAACAGCATTATTGACTCAGCCTCAAGCAGCTGTCATGGCTCAACCTGCAGTTTTACCAAAACCTTTTCCTCCAACTTCGTCCCACTCTTACCCTGCCATACAGCCCAAACCTCAGCTTCACCATGCTGTACCACCTCGGCCTGAACCCCAGCCTGGTGTGCCATCTCAGCCTCAAGCCCATCCAACAATGTTGCCCCAGGCCCAACCTGCCATTGTGCCTTCACTTCAGCACGCTATTGTGCCCCAACCTCAAGCTGCCACACTGCCAGTACTTCAGACCATGCAGGTCCTTCAGATGAACTCTGATGTCACTCCAGTTATTGGGACATCTCCCTCACAAAACAATCCAAATGTTGTTATTCTACAGCAGGCTGGCCAATGCACAGCTCCACAAGTAATTAGAGATGATGTGAACAGTCAGACACCATGCCAGCACATTGTGATAATTCAGACACCAACTATGACGCCCACTCCACAAAATCAAAGTACTGTTGTGCCAACTACCACCCCTGCTTTGCATAATCAGATAATTACTTCCAGCTCCCCCTGCACCACTGCTATTCAAACAAATGCGACAAAACAGCTGGTTCACATCCTCCCACGGCCTACAACGCAGGCACAGACACAGGCACCGTTACAGGCGCAGACGCAGACACAGATGCAGGTACCAATACAGGCACAGATGCAAGCACCAACACAGACGCAGACACCAATACAGACACAGATTCAAGCACCGACACAGGCACCACAGACTATCACTGTGAACGGACAGGTTTATGTTTTACAGTCAGTGAAGTCAGCGGAGAAGGGAACTTCTCAGGTTAGCCAAAGTTCTACTCAAATCATTCAACCTACAAGTGAGGAATCAAACACCAATGTTGCATTAAATTGTTTGGGTGCCCTCACTAGCCTTAGCCAGAGCATTCCACAGGTCACAAGTCAAAGCAATGTGTTGCATACCATTGCTCCACCTTCGTGCACTACAGTACAGTCTGTTCCCAAGGCTGCTTCTTCCCGAGTCACTGCTTCTGCTGAGACTGTTCTGTCACCCACCGCACCTGTGTCAACATCAATCAGTTGTGCAGTCACCATCCTGCCAAAGAAGACTGATGTGGTCTCTGTAAATCAAACAAAACCAATATCTATTAAAAGGACAAGATCAGCCAGTAGAAAAGACCCAAAACAGAGGAGAAGCATGAGCCAAATTGCTGCCAAACCAGCACATAAAAAGGCTTCAGTTGGAAATGTTACAAAAGTACATTCATCTGCTACAAAAGACAGTAATACCATAAAACCTGCTGTTGAAAATATGAGCCATAAAACTAGCAGTCAGAACAAACCTGTTGTCATCAGTGTTGCTTCAGTGTGCAGTAGTTCCTCAATCATCTCTTCAAGTTCAAGTAGTACAATAACTGGAAATTCTATCTGTGCTTCAGAAAGTGGATCTACATTGACATCCATAGTCAATGCAGTAGAAGCATCAAAGAGTAAAGAAAAATCTACTGAGGTCACCCCATCAACATGCAGTGTAACTGTTAGTGTAACAGATAGTACTGTAACTACTGCAACTGCTGCAAGTACTGCTGCAAGTCCAGCTCAGGCTAGTTTAGTAACCCATACGATGAGTGGTGCTGTTTTAACCAGTGGTGCCAACCTTCAATCAAATAAGTCGGCAGAAAATGTTCTTTCTTCTAAGTGTAATACATTGGACAATAGTGTTAAATCATTCACAGGATCTACAGTGAGTGGTAATTCCACTTCGAATGCACTGACTAAAATAGTTTCTCAAAATACGATGACAATATACAATAGTTCTACAAGCTGCACACCAGCAGAAGGAAGTGCCAGCTTAGCCCAGAAAAGAACAACATTAACCAGTGGCAGCTCTACAGAAAATAAATTGATTTCGTCAGTTGAATCTGCCCTTCGCCAACCCCAGGGTATACATTCAGGCACTAATGTTGGTTCTACAACAAGTGGACCAACGGTTTCCCTCTCACAGAACATTCCTCAAGTTCAAACTAATTCTAGAACAGAGAAAACCGGTCAGTCAGTGGAATCTCCACAGGTTCAGACACCCTATGCTTTGCCTGCAACACCATCACCTTGCTCCAATCCCTCTACATTAGTTCCAACAGCCTCAACACCACCTGTTTTGTCTCAAGAATCTAGGAATTTGACCACCTTTGGCAAGCCGCCTAAGCAACAAATGATGCCTGTGCAACCAGCTAGTCACATCAATACATTAAGTACCAAACTTCTAGAATCAAATCAGAATAATGAACCTGGCAGTGGTAAACACTCAAGTGAGACCACTAAGGAGGTAACTCCGTCAAGTTCATTCTCACAAAAAGAGACTGTTCTATCACAGGAGGTATCTACATTGGAAAATGAATCCTTTGAATCCCCGCTAGTGTCAAATAGGCAGACTGATTCACCAATGGCAGGAGGTTCTAGTAGCAGGGGCTTTTCAGTTGCATCGCTGCTTCCAACAGGCCATAATATTACTTCTTGTCCTAATACGTTTGGCACTTTTAGCTTCACCTCTGAGCAGGCAGAAATCTTAGCAATGGCGGCTAGAGCCATTTTTGAGCAAGACAGTCCAGGAAGAAGAAGTGGTACTTGTAGTGGTGAGAACCCAGCAAGTACAACTTCTGGTGGATGGGATCTTCCAAAACCACAGCAAACCCCCACCATCAAGGAAAGGGTTACAGGTCAACAGTTAAAGCAAGCAAAGCAGGCTGACCTCCCTATTCCAAAGACTCCTTCCCAAGTTTCTGTTCGAGGTCCTCTGGTGGAGGTTTCAGGCAGCGGTACAACTGGTGTCCGGCTTCCACTAAGCATGGCTTATTCTCAGTCGCAGCCTAGTACTCTCACAAGTCTTAATGTGAATAACCTTATCAGACCAAGCTCTGTACAGCCCTACCCAGGGTCTCCGAACCTTGGTCAGCAGGTTTCTGTTCCATCACCAGGGGGAGCAGCAATTTTAGTGTCTCAGTCATCTCAGGTTACCCCGAGCTGCTCTGGCCCAGGACAAGTTAATGAATATCCACCTTTGAAAAGTTCTCTGATGCGAACTCATGCAGGTGCTGGGATAGGTGAACGACATCAAAAAGATATGCCAAAACGCTCTGCCCAAGAGGACCTTGTTCTCCCAATAAACAAGCGTTCAAAGCCATGCCCAGCTGCCAGTGTTTGTAGGATAGATGTTAAGGCGTCAGAACATGTCCAGGTGATGTCTGGACAAATGCCTCCTAGCTCCTCAACAGTTATGACGAGGAATCACTCTGATGGCGGAGGCCCACTGTTTTCTGGGAACACTTTCATGAGCACTGTGCTTCGACCATCCGATGGACACTGCCCTTCTCAGCTGGCACCACATGAGCAAAATCCATCTAGTGTTGTGCACCTTCAACAAGGTCACTTGCAGCATGCCCCTGCACAGCCTGGACAGAATGTGGGGGGCAACCATTACCTTAAACATCAGCAACAACAGGAGCAACAGAGGCACCTCTACCAACTTCATCATCACCTTACACAACCTGACCCTCAGATCCACAATATTCAACAGAGGACTTTGTTACAAGAACAGCATGTTCACAAAAAGAGAGTAGTACGAAGCAGTCAGACAGGACCCCCTGTAGTTTTGCAGAAACAACATCACTTGGAAAAGAATAGTGTGCAGCAACATCAACAGcatcagcaacagcagcagcagtctcAGCAGCACCAACAGCAGCAACAGTCTCAGCAGCACCAACAGCATCAGCAGCAACATCAGACACAACAAAAACCACAGCAGCAACAACAGTcacaccaacaacaacaacagcagcagcaaataCAGCAGCAGGGCTCACATTCACGCCATCAGCATCTTCAGCAGCAAATTCAGCAGCAACAACACTTTGGAAGTAGGCAAGAAAAGAATTGCGAGGGCCAACAGGCTGGCCCCAGGGCTCATCAAACCAGCCATTTGAGTCAGCAGGATCGGCAGACTGGGCAGGATCACGGAGCTATGCAAAGACTCATGGGTTCCCGcactttagaacagcaattgaccTCACAGGCTAGCAATCCTGTTTCTCGTTCATCAGATCTTGCCTGTCCACCATCACGACAGGAGCGCCATCGTCTCTCAAGTTATTCTGCTGAGGCACTTATCGGTAAGACTTCTTCTGCTGGTGATCAACGCATGGGACTTCATCTTCAGGCTTCTCGAGGCAGTTCACAGGATCAATCAGAATTGCAAGGTTATGTTGACTCCTCACGTAGCAAAGGGAATATTGCCCACAATCCTCAAAGTAGGCTACCCCAAGATCACACAGGAAATGCAGATATCCAGCGAATATCTGATTGTTTGCCTTTCAAAACTCTTGTTAGTGGGCATCAACTTAGTAACTTTGAAGTGCAGGTGTCTCGAAGTGGTGACATGAGCAGTAAGCCTGTGGCACCGGGTCAGAGAGGTCCTCAAGCTCAAGCAGGATTCCGAATAGGGTCAGGTCCCTCTGGGGATGGACGGGCACGGGGGACCTATGGACCACATTCTTCGGCACAGGTGGTACAAGCTGGAGCAGGGCTGCCACGTGAACAAGAGGGATGCCACCAGAGCTTTATGCAAAGTCTTTTGGCCCCTCACCTTCCTGAACAAAGTGGACACCAAAGAACCACACAGGGATGTCCTCCAGTGAGTGTTGAGTATAATTGTGTTCCTGGAGTTTCTTCTGGAGATCTTCAGGCTAAAGCCTCAAGTCCTAACTTGCACCCCACGCAGACAGCTCCTCCCATGCACATTGGGGACAACAATAAAGGACATATTTCTCAGGTTAGTGGAAATTTACATGGCCCAGCTGTGAGATCCGTTCTACCACATCCTCCTTCAACACCACACAGCAGCTCGGATACAGGGCACGCGCAAGGTTCCAACAGGTCGCTACCAGCTGTCAGTCAGCGAAGCCACCATGTTGGACCAGATCCCCAAAGCACAAAGATCCGCCCGGGAGATCGACCTAGATCGGGCAACTTGAGACCTGTGAATACATTTGAACCGGAAGGTTCTTTGTCACTTCCATCAGGTGGAGGAGTACTGCTTGGGCGCTCGCAGACAAGTGGCGAGAATCGGCGTAGAAGTATTGTACGTTTCATGGCAGACGGTGCACCGGTCAGCAGTGACAACAACTTGGTCTCAGACCAACATCTCACCCAGAACTTTGGCTTTCCTTTTATTGCAGACAGTGGTATGAACCCTCCACCACCGATTAATGCAAATGCCTCGTTTATCCCACCGGTCACCCAGCCCAGTGCCTCGCGTACACCTGCACTCCTTCCTGTAGAGCCTCAGAACTCTCTCCCTTCTTTCTACCCTTCCTATTCACCTGCTGCTCATCCGAGCCTTCCGAGCGAGATTCCTTTGCAGTATTTCTCTAACCAGATGTTTACAAGTCCTAGTGCTGATAAGAGCAGCAGTGCCCCTCTGAACAATCGCTTTGGCTCTATTCTCTCTCCACCTCGTCCTGTGGGCTTCGCACAGGCCAGCTACCCACTGCTTACAGACATTACACCTATGCCTATTGCAAACTCCTCGGGCATTACTCCTCATTTATCCAATTTTAACCTGACTTCTCTGTTTCCGGAAATAGCCACAGCAATGCCCCCTGATGGCTCATCAATGCCCATGTCTCCTTTACTGTCTCTTGCCAATACTTCATCATCAGACTCTAACAAGCAGACTAATCGTCCAGCCCACAATATCAGTCACATTCTTGGTCATGATGGGACATCTGCTGTTTAA